The region CACGTCTCGTTAGCTCAGAGGAGTTTGCCTTTATTGGGATCCAAACCAGAGTTTACCGCAAAGCAGCGACAGTTTATGTCGTTGTAGCCACTCCCCTCCTGCGGATGCTGGAGGCTTACATTTTTCCTCATGCGCCTGCTTTTTCTTTCTTTCCTGGTTCTGAGCCTGAGTTCCGCACCGCTGCTGGCCAAGGCCCTGCGGCCCAATGTCATCCTCATCGTGGCAGATGACCTGGGCTATTCTGATCTCGGCTGTTATGGCTCCAAAACCATCCGCACACCGAACCTGGATCGCCTGGCCGCAGAGGGCACTCGCTTCACTTCCTTTTATGTGGCCCAGGCCGTGTGCAGTGCCTCGCGCGCAGCACTGATGACGGGCTGTTACCCAAACCGAGTGGGCATGCAGGGCGCATTGAATCATACCAGCAAAGAAGGTATCAACCCGGACGAATTTCTCCTGCCAGAGCTCTTCAAACAGCGCGGCTACAGCACCGCCATTCATGGCAAATGGCACCTGGGCACGGCGGCAATGTTTCACCCCATGAAGCATGGTTTTGACGAATTCTGGGGCATCCCTTACTCCAACGACAACAGCAAGTTTCATCCCTCGCTGGCCGCTGAGATGCCGCCACTGCCGCTGTACGACGATGAAAAGGTGGAGCAGGTGGATCCGGATCAAAGTCAGTTCACTCGACGCATTACAGAGAAGGCCGTCAGCTTCATCCGCCGCAATGAGAAGAAGCCCTTTTTCCTCTATGTGCCACACGTCATGCCACACGTGCCCATCTTTGCTTCAGATCGCTTCAAGGGGCAGTCGCCGCACGGTCTGTATGCCGATGTGGTGGAGGAACTGGACTGGAGCGTGGGCATGATCCTCGCCGCCGTCCAGCAGGCGGGCGTGGCAGATAACACCCTCATCCTCTTCATGTCTGATAACGGTCCCTTCCTCAGCTACGGCAACCATGCTGGCAATGCCGCCCCACTCCGCGAGGGCAAGCTGACGAGTTATGAAGGTGGTGTGCGCGTGCCCTTCATTGCCCGCTGGCCTGGCCAGGTCCCTGCCGGAAAGGTGAATGAAGAACTCTTCACCGCCATGGATCTCATGCCCACCTTCCAGGCCTGGCGTGAGGATGCCGAACCGGCCGCTCCGGTGAAAACGCAGGATGGTAAAGATGTGACGGACCTCTTGTTAGGCAAAGAAGGGGCGAAAAGCCCGCATGAAGCCATCGCCATCTATGCTGGTGGCGAGCTGCAGGCCATCCGCAGCGGCGAATGGAAACTTCACTTTGTCCATCCCTACATAACCCCTCATGATAGCCCTGGTCGCGATGGTAAACCTTCGAACTGGGAGAACATGAAACCCGCCGCCATCACGCAATCCGGCATCGAAGGCATCGCCACCCGCCACGGCTACAAAGTGGCTCAGCAGCCTCTAGCCCTATATCATCTCAAAGAGGACATCGGCGAGCTCACCGATGTCAGCGCCGCTCACCCCGACATCGTTGAGCGCCTACAAAAACTCGCCGATCCCTTTCGCCAGCAGCTTGGTGACAGCCTAACAAAGACCGTGGGCACCGAAGTCCGCCCCCTGGGCCGAGCGGAGTGATTGCTGAAAGCTCTGCTGGTGTCTAGGCTTTAGCCGATATGAATCTGAATGTCGTTTGTCAGTCAACAAGGACGTGCTTGGAATTCGTCTTCAGTGCACTTCGAAGAACGCCCAATTACTTTTCGCTGCCCACGGCAGCCGCTTCTAAAATGGCAATGTGGAGAAGGTCCTGCTCTTCATACTCTGGCTTACCCATCGGCTTCCACACCGCCAAAATACGGGCCGTGCCGCTGGCCATGCTGAGGCTGGTGTTGACGGTTTCGGGATGAAAGTCGGTTAGGGGGGCTCCCACAGTTGCGGCAGCATTATCGCGAGTCAGATTTTCAAGATGAGGAATGGGAGGCGCAGTGTGATGTTCGACCGCAAGATTGATGTCAATGGTCGTGCCATAAGCGCCCACTGTGGGGTCTATTTCCATTCGCGAGCCGACCTCGCGCACTTCGGGAGTGACCCTTGTTTCGTCGTTTTTCGTTTTATTGAGCGTCAATCTTTGGATGTGCTCTCTGACATTTTTCACCGTTGCCCTCTGTCCACCTCGAGTTACTATTCGAAGTGTTTCGACGGGTAAAGTTTCACCTTTGGTTAGGCCTTTTAGCAGCCGATCCAACTCTTCGGAATGATTGGCATGCTGGGCGGAAAGTGCCAGGATTTCTCGAATCAGGTCTCCTTTGGCTTGAAGCAGGTGAAGATTGAAAATGACATTTTTTGACGGGTAAGCACAGTCCTGCCCTATAAATACCTGCGCAATATCTAGATTGGAAAGAGTGTTGGTAAGGATTAATTCATCACTGCCTGCGGCATAGATGACACTGCTACCTTCTGGCATGGGAACTCCCATTGCCTCCAAGACCTCGAAGGCGAATTGATTCTGAGTTTTCTTTACCAACGGCTTATCTTGGGCGGCTCCTGAAATACTCAAGAAATCGGAAGGAACGTGGATCGTGCGGGTGACCATGACCTTGTCATCCTTTAACGAAGATTTCTTGACCTGTGACGTTATCTTTTGGGCTTCTTCATCAAAAGTGGTCTTCAGAATATCGACGGTCACAAAAGCCAATTCTAGAACATCTTGGGCCTCCGACTCAGGGCGGCCACATGGACGCCAAGCTGCGATGATCCTGGTTTGTCCAGGAGCGAAGATTGTTGAGGTGTTGACCTTGGCCTCATGAAAATCATGTCGGGTTATTTCATAATCTGTTTTTGAGGCTGGATCATCCAGCTTTTCCTTCCAGCTTGTTGGCGGGGCAGTCTGGCTGGTAAATTCGCCTGAAAGATGCACCCAATGACCCTCAGGGCTGATCAAAGGTTCTACCTCCCAGACTGTGCCAGACGGATGCATTTGAGATCTGAGCACTGGCCCAGAATGACCGCTCCATGCGACTTCACTGGTCGTGAGATGCTCACGTATCGCCTGA is a window of Prosthecobacter dejongeii DNA encoding:
- a CDS encoding sulfatase family protein, with translation MRLLFLSFLVLSLSSAPLLAKALRPNVILIVADDLGYSDLGCYGSKTIRTPNLDRLAAEGTRFTSFYVAQAVCSASRAALMTGCYPNRVGMQGALNHTSKEGINPDEFLLPELFKQRGYSTAIHGKWHLGTAAMFHPMKHGFDEFWGIPYSNDNSKFHPSLAAEMPPLPLYDDEKVEQVDPDQSQFTRRITEKAVSFIRRNEKKPFFLYVPHVMPHVPIFASDRFKGQSPHGLYADVVEELDWSVGMILAAVQQAGVADNTLILFMSDNGPFLSYGNHAGNAAPLREGKLTSYEGGVRVPFIARWPGQVPAGKVNEELFTAMDLMPTFQAWREDAEPAAPVKTQDGKDVTDLLLGKEGAKSPHEAIAIYAGGELQAIRSGEWKLHFVHPYITPHDSPGRDGKPSNWENMKPAAITQSGIEGIATRHGYKVAQQPLALYHLKEDIGELTDVSAAHPDIVERLQKLADPFRQQLGDSLTKTVGTEVRPLGRAE